In Dyadobacter sp. NIV53, a single window of DNA contains:
- a CDS encoding VOC family protein, with protein sequence MIRKLKEAAAFYTSLFPNSRVTSTTTLENTPSGDTDVVTFELWGQKFMAINAGPLFKFNPSISFMVNFDPLLFGSSAAPEKDAREKLDEAWNKLADGGNVLMPIDKYPFSERYGWIQDKYGLSWQLILTGSEGEPRPAIIPSLMFVGDNCGKAEEAISFYVSVFKNSQSGSIFRYGEGQQPDKEGTVMYADFKIENTWFVAMDSAQEHQFDFNEAISLLVNCEDQEEIDYYWKKLSSVPEAEQCGWLKDKYGLSWQISPTAMEQMMDEGNREQINRITQAFLPMKKLDIATLQEAYEGK encoded by the coding sequence TTGATAAGGAAGCTTAAAGAAGCAGCAGCATTTTATACATCTCTGTTCCCCAATTCAAGGGTAACCAGCACTACTACGCTAGAGAATACACCATCGGGTGATACCGACGTGGTAACGTTCGAGCTTTGGGGCCAAAAATTCATGGCCATCAATGCAGGCCCGCTGTTTAAATTTAATCCGTCTATCTCGTTCATGGTGAATTTTGACCCGTTGTTGTTTGGCTCATCTGCGGCGCCGGAAAAAGATGCCCGTGAAAAATTAGATGAGGCCTGGAACAAACTGGCAGACGGTGGTAATGTGCTCATGCCCATTGATAAATACCCATTTAGTGAGCGATATGGCTGGATCCAGGATAAATACGGCCTGTCATGGCAGTTGATACTTACAGGTTCCGAAGGTGAGCCAAGACCGGCGATCATTCCTTCACTTATGTTTGTAGGGGACAATTGCGGAAAGGCGGAAGAAGCTATAAGCTTTTATGTTTCTGTTTTCAAAAACTCACAATCCGGCTCTATATTCCGTTACGGTGAAGGCCAGCAGCCAGACAAGGAAGGCACGGTCATGTATGCGGATTTTAAGATCGAAAATACATGGTTTGTTGCCATGGACAGCGCACAGGAACACCAATTCGATTTCAATGAAGCTATCTCACTTCTGGTAAATTGTGAAGATCAGGAAGAGATAGATTATTACTGGAAAAAATTATCGTCAGTTCCTGAAGCTGAACAATGCGGATGGCTGAAAGATAAATATGGCTTATCCTGGCAGATTTCACCAACCGCCATGGAGCAAATGATGGATGAAGGTAATCGTGAGCAGATCAACCGGATCACACAGGCATTTTTACCGATGAAAAAGCTGGATATTGCAACATTGCAGGAGGCGTACGAAGGGAAATAG
- a CDS encoding VCBS repeat-containing protein: MKVKLSCFLFWILIISCNQEKQTLFTSLPSSQTGVKFENTIRENDDFNLIDYYYVYNGGGVSVGDINNDGLPDLYFTGNQVPDKLYLNKGKTENGGLHFEDITEKAGIKTGGWSTGVTMADVNSDGLMDIYVCKSGNYPAEKRKNKLFLNKGNLQFEESAERLGIADTTFTNQAAFLDYDKDGDLDLFLITSTNLIRNPNKLVAQVNDGSGLSPDKLYRNDGAKFTDVSVQAGIVHDGMSLGLSVTDFNADGWDDILVGNDFLSSDLLYINNQDGTFTESAKEAFGHHSQFTMGTDAADFNNDGKIDLMTVDMLPADNEQRKLMAGPANFQQFQMARQLGYHPQYMRNMLQLNAGSGQDDAENKLVHFSEIGQFAGVHSTDWSWSPLFADFDNDGLKDLCITNGYLRDITDLDFVAYNMEMAAGGASIDIINNRMKTEALKMKTLKKNNFICKNNGDLTFTDKTKDWFGDSPSLSNGSAYADLDGDGDLDLVVNNINQEAFILQNNTTEKNFLNINLKGKKGNISGLGAEITLYNGDNLQKINHSVTRGFQSSSDYQVHFGLGNAKLVDSVQVTWPDGKGQIIKRIPVNQQLTVNYQDARQLTPKEKVIVPILKDVTAQTGINYQHQEEPYMDYNQEPMLPHLLSKQGPKMTVGDVNGDGLEDFYIGGSYRHQGSFYIQNVSGKFTQKFIKGLAEQKDEEDTGVLLADLDGDQDLDLYLVSGSNEYFDGSEYYQDRVYLNDGRGNFTTAVNMLPMIRHSGSCVVAADFDKDGDLDLFRGGRLTPLGYPKAGESCILRNDRGHFTDVTDLIAPGLRKIGMVTDAVWADIDNDSWPDLMLTGELMPLTLYKNTNGKFADKNSFPFSNGFWNCVKAADFDHDGDLDFVAGNLGMNSRYRFSKEQPMSIYSADLDGNGRYDAIPAYYLNGIEYPVPSRDELARQIPVFKKRFQSYALYSRIRMSELLTAEQMKGVTVSKAFQQQSVYIENKGSGNFVIIPLPQIAQLSVMQDILIEDVDIDGNMDVLLVGNDFTTEPIAGQYDASYGLFLKGNGKGDFKSVATETSGFFAGGDCRSIKKVTGKKDLFFVSRNSGNLSVFTKN, from the coding sequence ATGAAAGTAAAGCTGAGCTGTTTCCTGTTTTGGATTTTAATCATTTCCTGTAATCAGGAAAAACAGACGCTATTTACATCACTCCCTTCTTCCCAAACAGGAGTCAAATTTGAGAATACCATCAGGGAAAATGACGATTTTAATCTGATTGATTATTACTATGTCTACAATGGCGGAGGTGTGTCGGTCGGTGATATCAACAATGATGGCTTACCAGACCTTTATTTTACCGGAAATCAGGTTCCTGATAAATTGTATTTGAACAAAGGGAAAACAGAAAATGGTGGACTTCATTTTGAAGACATTACAGAAAAAGCAGGTATAAAAACCGGCGGATGGAGCACGGGCGTAACCATGGCCGATGTGAATTCCGACGGTCTTATGGATATTTATGTTTGTAAATCAGGTAACTATCCGGCTGAAAAAAGAAAAAACAAATTGTTTCTCAATAAAGGCAATTTACAATTTGAAGAGTCTGCGGAGCGGCTTGGAATTGCGGATACAACCTTTACCAATCAGGCCGCATTTTTAGATTATGATAAAGACGGAGACCTGGATCTTTTCCTGATCACGAGTACGAATCTGATCAGAAATCCCAATAAGCTTGTCGCTCAGGTCAATGATGGAAGCGGGCTTTCACCTGATAAACTTTACCGCAACGACGGCGCCAAATTTACAGATGTGTCGGTACAAGCCGGTATTGTCCACGATGGAATGAGCCTGGGTTTGTCGGTTACCGATTTTAATGCCGATGGCTGGGATGATATTCTGGTCGGCAACGATTTTCTTTCCAGTGATTTACTGTATATCAATAACCAGGACGGCACCTTTACTGAATCCGCAAAGGAAGCTTTCGGGCATCACAGCCAGTTTACGATGGGAACGGACGCTGCGGATTTTAACAATGATGGGAAGATCGATCTGATGACTGTGGACATGCTTCCGGCTGATAATGAGCAACGGAAATTAATGGCCGGACCGGCGAATTTTCAGCAATTTCAAATGGCGCGTCAACTGGGTTATCATCCTCAGTATATGAGGAATATGCTTCAATTAAACGCCGGATCAGGCCAGGACGATGCTGAAAATAAACTGGTTCATTTTTCCGAGATCGGGCAGTTTGCAGGTGTACACAGCACAGATTGGAGCTGGTCTCCGCTTTTTGCAGATTTCGATAACGACGGATTGAAGGATCTTTGTATTACCAACGGCTATTTGCGCGACATAACGGATCTGGATTTTGTGGCTTACAATATGGAAATGGCGGCAGGCGGAGCGTCAATTGATATCATCAACAACCGGATGAAGACAGAAGCCTTGAAAATGAAGACTTTAAAAAAGAATAATTTTATATGCAAAAACAACGGCGACCTCACTTTCACAGACAAAACAAAAGACTGGTTTGGTGATTCTCCTTCTTTATCCAACGGTTCGGCTTATGCTGACCTGGATGGTGATGGCGATTTGGATTTGGTTGTGAACAATATTAACCAGGAGGCTTTTATTCTTCAAAATAACACAACGGAAAAAAACTTTTTAAATATTAATCTGAAAGGTAAAAAAGGAAATATCAGTGGATTAGGGGCCGAAATCACGCTTTACAATGGCGACAATTTGCAGAAAATAAACCACTCGGTTACGCGGGGATTTCAGTCTTCGAGCGATTACCAGGTTCATTTTGGTTTAGGAAATGCCAAGCTGGTAGATTCAGTTCAGGTTACCTGGCCGGATGGAAAAGGTCAGATAATTAAAAGGATTCCGGTCAATCAGCAATTAACGGTTAATTATCAGGATGCAAGGCAATTAACACCGAAGGAAAAAGTTATCGTTCCAATTTTGAAAGATGTTACAGCGCAAACGGGAATTAATTATCAGCATCAGGAAGAGCCGTACATGGATTATAACCAGGAACCAATGTTGCCGCATCTGCTTTCTAAACAGGGGCCGAAAATGACTGTTGGCGATGTTAACGGCGACGGGCTGGAAGACTTCTATATCGGCGGTTCGTATCGTCATCAGGGTAGTTTCTATATTCAGAATGTATCCGGAAAGTTTACTCAAAAGTTTATAAAAGGATTGGCTGAGCAAAAAGACGAAGAAGATACCGGCGTGTTGCTCGCAGATCTGGATGGTGATCAGGATCTTGATCTGTATCTTGTAAGTGGTTCTAATGAGTACTTTGATGGTTCGGAATATTACCAGGACCGGGTTTATCTCAATGATGGTCGCGGAAATTTTACGACTGCAGTAAACATGCTTCCTATGATCCGGCATAGTGGTTCCTGCGTTGTGGCAGCAGATTTTGACAAGGATGGCGACCTGGATTTATTTCGTGGTGGTAGGCTTACGCCGCTCGGTTATCCGAAGGCAGGCGAAAGTTGTATCTTACGTAATGACCGTGGACATTTTACGGATGTGACCGATTTGATTGCGCCAGGTTTAAGGAAAATTGGCATGGTAACCGATGCGGTATGGGCGGATATAGATAATGATTCCTGGCCTGACCTGATGCTTACCGGCGAATTAATGCCTTTGACTTTATATAAAAATACCAATGGGAAATTTGCTGATAAAAATAGTTTCCCCTTTTCAAATGGTTTCTGGAATTGTGTAAAAGCCGCTGATTTTGATCACGACGGCGATCTGGATTTTGTGGCCGGAAACCTCGGCATGAACAGCCGTTATCGTTTTTCAAAAGAACAGCCTATGTCCATTTACAGCGCCGATCTGGATGGAAATGGCCGTTATGATGCCATACCTGCTTATTATCTGAATGGAATTGAATATCCCGTTCCGTCAAGGGATGAACTGGCGAGGCAAATTCCGGTTTTCAAGAAACGTTTTCAGTCATACGCTTTGTATTCCAGGATCAGAATGAGCGAACTGCTGACTGCCGAACAGATGAAAGGAGTTACGGTAAGTAAGGCTTTTCAACAGCAAAGTGTATACATCGAAAATAAAGGATCAGGAAATTTTGTGATAATACCGTTACCCCAGATTGCTCAGCTTTCAGTAATGCAGGATATTCTGATTGAAGATGTTGATATTGACGGAAATATGGATGTGCTTCTGGTTGGAAATGATTTTACCACAGAACCAATTGCCGGACAATATGATGCGTCATATGGTTTGTTTTTGAAAGGAAATGGAAAAGGAGATTTTAAATCTGTTGCTACTGAAACTTCCGGTTTTTTTGCTGGCGGTGACTGTCGGAGTATCAAGAAAGTAACAGGTAAAAAGGATCTTTTCTTTGTGTCCAGAAACAGTGGAAACTTGTCTGTGTTTACCAAAAACTGA
- a CDS encoding 2'-5' RNA ligase family protein, producing MTEQSKRKPLVATLAISTYAQSYFNKLRKQHFPAERNYLDAHLTLFHALPDEPWIMEDLKKLAIDQLPFEVNAQSIVSLGNGTAFKIASPELPLLHQKLQKNWFDFLTDQDRQKRNFHITIQNKVESQAAKKLQADLAKNFKPFSFTIYGIDLWRYHQGPWEYIMNFGLGQDSPSL from the coding sequence ATGACAGAGCAATCAAAACGGAAGCCACTGGTTGCCACACTTGCAATCAGCACGTATGCACAAAGTTACTTCAACAAACTGCGAAAACAGCATTTTCCGGCTGAGCGTAATTATCTGGATGCACATCTGACTCTCTTTCATGCTTTACCAGATGAACCGTGGATTATGGAAGATCTTAAAAAACTGGCAATAGATCAACTGCCTTTCGAGGTCAATGCCCAGTCTATTGTATCTCTTGGAAATGGGACTGCTTTTAAAATTGCATCGCCCGAGCTGCCCTTACTTCATCAGAAGCTTCAAAAAAACTGGTTTGATTTTCTGACCGACCAGGACCGGCAGAAAAGAAACTTTCATATTACAATACAAAACAAAGTAGAATCTCAGGCTGCAAAAAAACTACAGGCGGATTTAGCGAAGAATTTCAAACCATTCAGCTTTACCATCTATGGCATTGACTTGTGGCGCTATCATCAGGGTCCATGGGAATATATAATGAACTTTGGTTTAGGGCAAGATTCACCTTCCCTTTGA
- a CDS encoding DUF4180 domain-containing protein: protein MDILIHEMNNTKIAEITSEIILVSNPEDSLQILADIYYQDIDKIILHEKNFNPEFFELKTGMAGEILQKYSNYKVRLAIVGDFSNYKSKSLKDFIFESNKKNQINFTRSVEEALQKLLL, encoded by the coding sequence ATGGATATTTTAATACACGAAATGAATAATACCAAAATAGCGGAGATTACCTCAGAAATTATCCTGGTCTCCAATCCTGAGGACAGCCTTCAGATACTTGCAGATATTTATTACCAGGATATTGATAAAATAATCCTGCATGAGAAGAATTTCAATCCGGAATTTTTTGAGCTTAAAACTGGCATGGCTGGCGAGATACTGCAAAAATATTCCAATTACAAAGTAAGGCTGGCCATCGTCGGGGATTTTTCTAATTATAAGAGTAAAAGCCTTAAAGATTTTATCTTCGAGAGTAATAAGAAAAACCAGATCAACTTTACCAGATCTGTTGAGGAGGCTTTACAAAAGCTATTATTGTGA
- a CDS encoding PA2169 family four-helix-bundle protein, with protein MATTTNATGVLNDLIEINNDRVAGFEKAIADINDENIDLKELFQEYAEQSRKNGQELAAIVGSAEEVETGNSVSGTLHRAWIDVKSLFGGSDRASILSEAERGEDAIKKAYKDALSEGELPSDVIATVSSQAQGINAAHDRIKALRDAAKA; from the coding sequence ATGGCAACTACAACAAATGCAACTGGAGTACTTAATGACCTGATCGAAATCAACAATGACCGCGTAGCTGGTTTTGAAAAGGCTATCGCAGATATTAATGATGAAAACATTGACCTGAAAGAGCTTTTTCAGGAGTATGCAGAACAAAGCCGTAAAAACGGACAGGAACTGGCTGCAATAGTTGGTTCGGCTGAAGAAGTGGAAACAGGCAATAGTGTAAGCGGTACTTTACACCGTGCGTGGATTGATGTAAAATCATTGTTTGGCGGAAGCGACCGCGCAAGTATTCTGTCCGAAGCAGAACGTGGCGAAGATGCAATCAAAAAAGCGTATAAAGATGCTTTAAGCGAAGGTGAACTTCCTTCTGATGTTATCGCAACTGTAAGCAGCCAGGCGCAGGGAATAAATGCTGCCCATGACCGGATTAAAGCTTTGCGCGATGCTGCAAAGGCCTGA
- a CDS encoding RagB/SusD family nutrient uptake outer membrane protein, translated as MKNKFIKQAKVAVAVGMLITAGCSDLKEKPDFINPDSFYKSATELELGVNAIYDDLGMGNGDWSNHFYDRYVFECLVGYQIGWEKGPLQYNLGNISASDDYINIYWQECYRSIDRANKLIEVADAMDDPANVDKVQRIKAEAEFLRAFYFYELLRYFDNPPIKITSTKSFKDLPDNAGGKRKVIDQIYADATAAAAVLPASYTGTNAGRATKWAAKTLLMKAQLWDEKWADAKTTAEDIIANSGMTLYTDFVNNFDTDHENQGERIFEGQISAKANSAEYGNNSAHFNPEDFPSDLGGAGWGWLSATKDFRMSYEDDDKRIGGTFIETYPTGRTAKTSDGKFPMVKWSAKADYNLSRFGGLVDPNANPNKPEELIFSKAWSGKLVELDKNYSNAEKNTIYMRYAEVLLGHSEACNESGQGDAYESINKIRARAGLTPLKGLTQATLRNAIVDEVVHEFAFEQVTYPELRRKSKFGGSPDYLGDYIKRYSATYKVGRVPKAKDYVLPIPLIEIQGNPNVVQNPEWK; from the coding sequence ATGAAAAACAAATTTATAAAACAAGCCAAGGTTGCAGTGGCAGTAGGAATGCTGATTACGGCTGGCTGTTCCGATCTTAAAGAAAAACCTGATTTTATTAATCCGGATAGCTTCTACAAATCAGCGACTGAGCTCGAACTGGGCGTGAATGCTATTTATGATGATCTGGGAATGGGAAATGGTGACTGGTCCAATCACTTTTATGACCGGTATGTATTTGAATGTCTGGTAGGTTACCAGATCGGGTGGGAGAAGGGCCCGCTTCAATACAATCTGGGGAATATCAGTGCTTCCGATGACTATATCAACATTTACTGGCAGGAATGTTACCGTTCTATCGACAGGGCTAATAAGCTTATCGAAGTTGCAGACGCAATGGACGATCCGGCCAATGTCGACAAAGTACAGAGGATCAAAGCAGAAGCAGAATTTCTTCGTGCGTTCTATTTCTATGAGCTTTTGAGATACTTTGATAACCCGCCAATTAAAATAACTTCCACAAAAAGCTTCAAGGATTTGCCGGATAACGCAGGCGGCAAGAGAAAAGTGATTGACCAGATCTATGCGGATGCTACTGCTGCTGCTGCTGTTTTACCTGCAAGTTATACCGGAACCAATGCCGGTCGTGCCACTAAATGGGCTGCAAAAACATTGCTGATGAAAGCGCAGCTGTGGGATGAGAAATGGGCAGATGCAAAGACAACAGCGGAAGATATTATTGCAAACAGCGGGATGACTTTGTATACTGATTTTGTAAATAATTTTGATACAGACCACGAAAATCAGGGCGAACGGATTTTCGAAGGGCAGATTTCGGCAAAAGCCAATTCTGCTGAATATGGTAATAACTCGGCGCATTTCAACCCGGAAGACTTTCCAAGCGACCTTGGCGGTGCCGGATGGGGTTGGTTGAGTGCGACAAAAGATTTCAGAATGTCTTATGAGGATGACGACAAAAGGATTGGAGGTACTTTTATTGAAACCTATCCAACAGGAAGAACCGCGAAAACATCCGACGGTAAATTTCCGATGGTAAAATGGTCGGCAAAAGCAGATTATAATTTATCCCGTTTCGGCGGACTAGTTGATCCGAATGCAAATCCCAATAAGCCTGAGGAGTTGATTTTTAGCAAAGCATGGTCTGGAAAACTTGTTGAACTGGATAAAAACTATTCAAATGCTGAAAAAAATACGATCTATATGCGCTACGCAGAGGTATTGCTCGGTCATTCGGAAGCCTGTAACGAAAGCGGACAAGGCGATGCTTATGAAAGTATCAACAAAATAAGGGCGAGAGCGGGCCTTACTCCTTTGAAAGGATTGACACAAGCCACTTTGCGTAATGCAATCGTTGACGAAGTAGTGCACGAATTTGCGTTTGAACAGGTTACTTATCCTGAACTTCGGAGAAAAAGTAAATTTGGTGGTTCGCCCGATTATCTGGGCGACTATATCAAGCGGTATTCTGCGACGTATAAGGTAGGGCGTGTTCCGAAAGCGAAAGATTATGTACTGCCGATTCCACTGATAGAGATCCAGGGAAATCCGAACGTTGTACAAAACCCGGAATGGAAATAA
- a CDS encoding DUF4385 domain-containing protein has product MGDKPSYLNFDKPAYAWKPDIDYREHPELYRVGKGEQGVLICEPYKSEIGQFWRFKTKVIAEESSRKIYDLFLAYLDQKDFVGADMARKYLQMGFTRARRYANYKGGKKYDKDHDYQLLEKGTGEQEKAEAATIFFTRWKEAENNAEYALIKKNWKNTSG; this is encoded by the coding sequence ATGGGCGACAAACCTTCGTACCTGAATTTCGATAAGCCAGCCTATGCCTGGAAACCTGATATCGATTATCGGGAACACCCTGAACTATACCGCGTTGGAAAAGGTGAACAGGGTGTTTTGATTTGTGAACCGTATAAATCAGAAATCGGACAATTCTGGCGTTTTAAAACCAAAGTCATTGCGGAGGAAAGCAGCCGTAAAATTTATGACCTTTTTCTGGCTTATCTGGATCAGAAAGACTTTGTCGGAGCCGATATGGCGCGCAAATATTTACAAATGGGCTTTACCCGCGCACGCCGGTATGCCAATTACAAGGGCGGCAAAAAATATGATAAAGATCATGACTACCAGCTTCTGGAAAAAGGTACCGGCGAACAGGAAAAAGCCGAAGCCGCTACCATATTTTTCACCAGATGGAAAGAAGCGGAAAACAATGCTGAATATGCACTTATAAAAAAGAACTGGAAGAACACATCAGGTTAA
- a CDS encoding TonB-dependent receptor: protein MKEFPVTSLDQALQGRVSGVQISQSSAAPGGGLSVRVRGPNSILSGSEPLYVVDGLPIYPDNNAVGTGGNRQPSNALAMLNPNDIESIEVLKDASGTAIYGSRGANGVVMITTKRGKDGSGRLTYDGSYSFQHMARKVKMLRADDYMRYINKLEISQGGAGRYSDDQISAIGAGTNWVDAVTRAGSIQSHQLTFSGGNQTTKYAFSANVLDNQGIVLNTDFKRYGFRVNLDNDFLGGKATLSNSWSYSHLVSNNVPTDRGGPGGIMITALGLDPTVPIYNQTGGYNYPSYDGRFAINPVAEAKEGFDQDITNRLFGTTAITFKLLPGLNFKTSIGADVVSAARTSFYNSFTRLGRQNGRELDKFNRNVLNILNENLLFYHKELNPNHVIDATVGYTFQHEINQYASASTFGLPSDDVESMNLQNGSKIQTPYSGRQEWNLQSVIGRFNYSAYDKYLLTITVRRDGSSKFGPNNKHATFPSAALGWKIANEKFFTDSRLSNIFDDMKLRVSYGITGNSNIPPYQSVSGLVPYNYVFGGQLSAGYGANNIANPDLKWESTRMLNIGFNTRLLKNRLDLSIDWYNTKTSDLLLYVSIAQSTGFGTVLLNSGTLTNKGMDFEANFKAIDGEKLKWDIGGNISYVRNKLTDLGRSTPYFASSPSGHLGIDGSWVQAGNPIGVWRGYEYAGLFTSDGEAATYSAKAGYPKYTDVNGDGKYTSDDYKIIGNPNPKFTWGLNSSVKYRGFDFGIFFRGVQGNQVRNLQQSEIGDGVQKINQLSNILTDSYSAENPNASRPVIDGRRDFISFRKSSFFIQDGSFVRLQNVSLGYNVPLSSKFIRSARVSVSGQNLFLITKYKGFDPEVNNSGQSNLNRGDDYDAYPRARTVTVGVNLGF, encoded by the coding sequence ATCAAGGAGTTTCCAGTTACTTCACTGGATCAGGCTTTGCAGGGACGGGTTTCAGGTGTTCAGATTTCGCAATCTTCCGCCGCGCCAGGTGGAGGCCTTTCCGTACGTGTCCGTGGGCCTAATTCTATTCTAAGTGGTTCTGAGCCATTGTATGTTGTGGACGGATTGCCAATTTACCCTGATAATAATGCTGTTGGAACGGGCGGAAACCGTCAGCCATCTAATGCTTTGGCTATGCTTAACCCGAATGATATCGAGTCAATTGAAGTGTTAAAAGATGCATCCGGTACAGCCATTTACGGTTCCCGCGGCGCGAATGGCGTGGTGATGATTACGACCAAAAGAGGAAAAGACGGAAGCGGCAGATTAACTTATGACGGTTCTTATTCGTTTCAGCACATGGCCAGAAAGGTTAAAATGCTTCGCGCAGACGATTACATGCGTTACATTAATAAACTGGAAATCAGCCAGGGTGGAGCAGGCCGATACAGCGACGACCAGATTTCAGCTATCGGTGCAGGAACCAACTGGGTAGATGCAGTAACGCGTGCTGGTAGCATACAAAGCCATCAGCTTACTTTTTCAGGAGGAAACCAAACTACAAAATATGCTTTTAGTGCGAATGTGCTTGATAATCAGGGTATCGTTCTCAATACAGATTTTAAACGTTACGGCTTCCGTGTAAACCTGGACAATGACTTTCTGGGTGGAAAAGCGACGCTGAGCAATAGCTGGTCATACAGTCATTTGGTTTCCAATAACGTACCGACTGACAGAGGTGGCCCTGGCGGGATTATGATCACGGCACTTGGCCTTGATCCAACTGTTCCGATTTACAACCAGACCGGAGGTTACAATTATCCAAGCTACGATGGTCGTTTCGCGATCAATCCGGTTGCAGAGGCCAAGGAAGGTTTTGATCAGGATATTACAAACCGCCTTTTCGGAACAACGGCTATTACCTTCAAACTTTTACCAGGTCTGAATTTCAAGACCAGCATTGGTGCTGACGTGGTAAGCGCGGCAAGGACTTCGTTTTATAACAGCTTCACAAGGCTTGGACGGCAAAACGGCCGTGAGCTGGACAAGTTCAATAGAAATGTGTTGAATATTTTGAACGAAAACTTATTGTTTTATCACAAAGAACTCAATCCAAATCATGTTATTGACGCTACGGTTGGTTACACTTTTCAGCATGAAATTAACCAGTATGCATCAGCTTCTACTTTTGGGCTGCCTTCTGATGATGTGGAGTCAATGAACCTGCAAAACGGATCGAAAATCCAGACGCCTTATTCAGGAAGGCAGGAATGGAACCTTCAGTCAGTAATTGGCCGCTTCAATTATTCCGCTTATGACAAATATTTGCTGACTATTACTGTTCGTCGGGATGGTTCTTCAAAATTTGGCCCTAATAATAAACATGCAACGTTTCCTTCCGCAGCTTTGGGATGGAAAATTGCAAACGAAAAGTTCTTCACCGATTCGAGGCTAAGCAATATTTTTGACGACATGAAATTGCGGGTTAGTTACGGTATTACAGGAAACTCCAACATTCCTCCTTATCAATCCGTATCAGGCCTTGTTCCCTATAATTACGTTTTTGGAGGCCAGCTAAGTGCAGGTTACGGTGCGAACAACATTGCGAATCCGGATCTCAAATGGGAATCGACCAGAATGCTTAACATTGGTTTTAACACAAGGTTGCTTAAAAACCGCCTCGATCTTTCGATCGACTGGTATAACACCAAAACATCCGATTTGCTACTATATGTTTCCATTGCGCAAAGTACCGGTTTTGGTACTGTGTTGCTGAACTCCGGAACATTGACCAACAAGGGGATGGATTTTGAAGCCAATTTCAAAGCGATTGATGGCGAAAAACTGAAATGGGATATAGGAGGTAACATTTCTTATGTAAGAAACAAACTTACTGACCTGGGTAGAAGCACACCTTATTTTGCAAGCAGTCCGAGTGGTCACCTTGGGATCGACGGAAGCTGGGTGCAAGCCGGTAACCCGATAGGCGTTTGGAGAGGATATGAATATGCAGGCTTATTTACCTCTGACGGAGAGGCGGCAACTTACTCAGCAAAGGCAGGATACCCGAAATATACAGACGTAAATGGTGACGGCAAATACACATCCGATGATTATAAAATCATTGGTAATCCCAATCCAAAATTCACCTGGGGACTAAACAGCTCCGTGAAATATCGCGGTTTTGATTTTGGTATTTTCTTCCGTGGTGTTCAGGGGAATCAGGTTCGTAATTTGCAGCAATCTGAAATAGGCGATGGTGTTCAGAAAATTAACCAGCTTTCTAATATTTTGACTGACTCTTACAGTGCCGAAAATCCGAATGCAAGCCGGCCGGTTATTGATGGAAGAAGGGATTTTATCTCTTTCCGTAAATCGTCCTTTTTTATCCAGGATGGTTCGTTTGTAAGGTTGCAGAACGTGTCGCTGGGCTATAACGTCCCGCTTTCCAGCAAATTTATCCGCTCGGCAAGAGTGTCCGTGAGTGGCCAGAATCTATTTTTGATCACAAAATACAAAGGTTTTGATCCTGAGGTAAATAACAGTGGACAAAGCAATTTGAACCGTGGAGATGACTATGATGCTTACCCTCGTGCACGTACTGTGACCGTAGGTGTGAATCTTGGATTCTAG